A single genomic interval of Phocoena sinus isolate mPhoSin1 chromosome 15, mPhoSin1.pri, whole genome shotgun sequence harbors:
- the BUD23 gene encoding probable 18S rRNA (guanine-N(7))-methyltransferase, which produces MAARGQRPERSGPPELFYDKNEARKYVRNSRMIDVQTKMAGRALELLCLPEGQPCYLLDIGCGSGLSGDYLSDEGHYWVGIDISPAMLDVALDRDTEGDLLLGDMGQGIPFKPGSFDGCISISAVQWLCNANKKSDIPAKRLYCFFSALYSVLVHGARAVLQLYPENSEQLELITTQATRAGFTGGVLVDYPNSARAKKFYLCLFSGPSTFIPMAQNEDDEEEEARESTFTVERVPYMMARRGVVRKSRQWVLEKKERRRRQGKEVRPDTQYTGRKRKPRF; this is translated from the exons ATGGCGGCACGTGGGCAGAGACCCGAGCGCAGCGGGCCTCCGGAGCTG TTTTACGACAAGAATGAAGCCCGGAAATACGTGCGCAA CTCACGGATGATTGATGTCCAAACCAAGATGGCTGGGCGAGCGTTGGAGCTCCTCTGTCTGCCTGAGGGTCAACCTTGTTATCTGTTGGATATTGG CTGTGGTTCTGGGCTGAGTGGAGATTACCTCTCAGATGAGGGGCACTACTGGGTGGGCATTGACATCAGCCCTGCCATGCTGG ATGTGGCCTTGGACCGAGACACGGAGGGAGACCTGCTTCTGGGGGACATGGGTCAGGGCATCCCCTTCAAACCGGGCTCCTTTGATGGTTGTATCAG CATTTCTGCGGTGCAGTGGCTCTGTAATGCTAACAAGAAGTCCGACATTCCTGCCAAGCGCCTGTACTGCTTCTTTTCTGCTCTTTACTCTGTTCTG GTCCATGGAGCTCGGGCTGTCCTGCAGCTGTACCCTGAGAACTCAGAGCAG TTGGAGCTGATCACGACCCAGGCCACCAGGGCCGGCTTCACTGGTGGTGTGTTGGTGGACTATCCCAACAGCGCCAGAGCCAAGAA GTTCTACCTCTGTTTGTTTTCTGGACCTTCGACCTTTATACCAATG GCCCAGAACGAAGATGATGAGGAAGAGGAGGCCAGGGAGTCCACGTTCACGGTTGAGAG GGTCCCGTACATGATGGCGAGGCGGGGAGTGGTGAGGAAGAGCCGACAGTGGGTGCTGGAGAAGAAGGAGCGCCGCCGGCGGCAGGGCAA GGAGGTCCGACCTGACACTCAGTACACCGGCCGCAAGCGCAAGCCCCGCTTCTGA
- the DNAJC30 gene encoding dnaJ homolog subfamily C member 30, mitochondrial has translation MAAQRDVRWSRLLLWRLWRARGVPQNLGLGLGLEARTYSRSDGPYSRMALYELLGVPSTATQAQIKAAYYRQSFLYHPDRNAGSAEAAERFTRISQAYVVLGSTTLRRKYDRGLLSDEDLRGPGVRPSKTPAADPNSPRTQPPASRTQGRGQASSGANRTMFDFDAFYQAHYGEQLERERRMRARREALRKQREDRAKKGLRWDETRDTALFVVLFTVFIIMGFRF, from the coding sequence ATGGCCGCCCAGCGCGATGTGAGATGGTCACGGCTATTACTGTGGAGGTTGTGGCGGGCCCGGGGGGTTCCACAAAACTTGGGATTGGGCTTGGGCCTAGAAGCGAGAACTTATTCTCGGAGCGACGGCCCGTACTCGCGCATGGCGCTCTATGAGCTGCTCGGCGTCCCCTCCACGGCCACGCAGGCGCAGATCAAGGCGGCTTACTACCGGCAGAGCTTCCTTTACCACCCGGACCGCAACGCCGGGAGCGCCGAGGCTGCCGAGCGGTTCACGCGCATCTCCCAGGCCTACGTGGTGCTGGGCAGTACCACCCTACGTCGCAAGTATGACCGCGGCCTGCTCAGCGACGAGGACCTGCGCGGCCCCGGGGTCCGGCCCTCCAAGACGCCCGCCGCCGACCCCAACTCGCCCCGCACCCAGCCGCCTGCCTCTCGGACCCAGGGCCGCGGTCAGGCCTCGTCGGGAGCCAACCGCACCATGTTCGACTTTGACGCCTTCTACCAGGCGCACTACGGCGAGCAGCTGGAGCGCGAGCGGCGCATGAGGGCCCGGCGGGAGGCCCTTCGCAAGCAGCGGGAGGACCGGGCCAAGAAAGGCTTACGCTGGGACGAGACCCGAGACACGGCTTTATTCGTGGTTCTGTTCACAGTTTTCATCATCATGGGTTTTCGTTTTTAA
- the VPS37D gene encoding vacuolar protein sorting-associated protein 37D, with protein sequence MYRARAARAGPEPGSPGRFGILSTGQLRDLLQDEPKLDRIVRLSRKFQGLQLEREACLASNYALAKENLALRPRLEMGRAALAIKYQELREVAESCADKLQRLEESMHRWSPHCALGWLQAELEEAEQEAEEHMEQLLLGEQSLEAFLPAFQRGRALAHLRRTQAEKLQELLRRRERSGQPAPTAAADPPKSFPAAAVLPTGAARGPPAVPRSLPPLDSRPVPPLKGSPGCPLGPAPLLSPRPSQPEPPHR encoded by the exons ATGTACCGGGCCCGGGCGGCGCGGGCGGGGCCGGAGCCCGGCAGCCCGGGGCGCTTTGGGATCCTCAGCACCGGGCAGCTCCGGGACCTGCTTCAGGATGAGCCCAAGCTGGACCGGATCGTGCGGCTCAGCAGGAAG TTCCAGGGCCTGCAGCTGGAGCGTGAGGCATGCCTGGCCTCCAACTACGCTCTAGCCAAGGAGAACCTGGCACTGCGGCCCCGCCTGGAGATGGGCCGCGCTGCCCTGGCCATCAAGTACCAGGAGCTTCGGGAGGTGGCCGAGAGCTGTGCAGACAAGCTGCAGCGACTGG AGGAGAGCATGCACCGCTGGAGCCCCCACTGTGCACTGGGCTGGCTGCAGGCTGAGCTGGAGGAAGCTGAGCAGGAGGCTGAG GAGCACATGGAGCAGCTGCTGCTGGGGGAGCAGAGCCTGGAGGCTTTCCTGCCCGCTTTCCAACGAGGCCGTGCCCTGGCTCACCTGAGGCGGACCCAGGCGGagaagctgcaggagctgctgcgGCGCCGGGAGCGGTCTGGCCAGCCAGCCCCCACTGCTGCTGCGGATCCCCCCAAATCCTTCCCCGCTGCCGCTGTCCTGCCCACTGGGGCCGCCCGGGGGCCACCAGCAGTGCCCCGGAGCCTGCCCCCCTTGGACTCCCGCCCAGTGCCCCCGCTGAAGGGCTCCCCGGGGTGCCCTCtaggcccagcccctctgctgaGCCCTCGGCCCTCGCAGCCAGAGCCCCCCCACCGGTAG